Proteins encoded together in one Catellatospora citrea window:
- a CDS encoding S1C family serine protease, with the protein MTDGWGFRRPDDDDRTAAQQTPPAVSPPASFWWSDALNDPWRDPHSPVALVPPAERAHAPVPEPLAEPDHTRRRTLWTVAGAAVLAGVLAGVLGGAMGVRFSDDRHTARSILGSTASPPHRAPESLAAVASMLLPSVVTVRVPVDGSVSLGSGFVASADGHIITNDHVVSGSSGVVSVIFDDGTTSPAKVIGTDPESDVAVLQVKRGELHPAMLGDSDAVAVGDAVVAIGSPLALRGTVTAGIVSALDRPIATDADNGTTRYYAAIQTDAAVNHGNSGGPLVDAAGQVVGINAVIKSMAGSEESSGNIGLAFAIPINHARRVAEEIIAAGRAHRTVIGAEVEESFRGPAGGVRLGEVTATGPAAEAGMRTGDVVTSFDGRPLSEPTDLIALVRKTAPGEVVEVTYKRGATSHDAAVTLVADAD; encoded by the coding sequence GTGACCGACGGCTGGGGTTTTCGCCGGCCGGATGACGACGACCGGACGGCAGCGCAGCAGACGCCACCGGCCGTCTCACCGCCGGCGTCGTTTTGGTGGTCTGATGCGCTCAACGATCCGTGGCGCGATCCGCACTCGCCGGTGGCGCTCGTGCCACCCGCGGAGCGCGCACACGCGCCCGTGCCGGAGCCGTTGGCCGAGCCTGACCATACCCGACGGCGTACGTTGTGGACAGTCGCCGGAGCGGCCGTCCTCGCGGGCGTACTGGCGGGGGTGCTCGGCGGCGCGATGGGTGTGCGGTTCAGCGACGACCGCCATACCGCCCGCTCGATCCTCGGCTCGACCGCCTCCCCGCCGCACCGCGCCCCCGAGTCGCTGGCCGCCGTGGCCAGCATGCTGCTGCCCAGCGTGGTCACCGTCCGGGTGCCGGTGGACGGCAGCGTCTCGCTCGGCTCGGGCTTCGTGGCCAGCGCCGACGGCCACATCATCACCAACGACCACGTGGTGTCCGGCAGCTCCGGAGTGGTGAGCGTCATATTCGACGACGGCACCACCTCACCGGCGAAGGTGATCGGCACCGACCCGGAGTCCGACGTCGCGGTGCTCCAGGTCAAGCGAGGCGAGCTGCACCCGGCCATGCTGGGCGACTCCGACGCGGTCGCGGTCGGCGACGCGGTGGTGGCCATCGGCTCGCCGCTGGCGCTGCGCGGCACCGTCACCGCGGGCATCGTCAGCGCGCTGGACCGGCCCATCGCCACCGACGCCGACAACGGCACCACCAGGTACTACGCCGCGATCCAGACCGACGCCGCGGTCAACCACGGCAACTCGGGCGGCCCGCTGGTCGACGCCGCCGGGCAGGTCGTCGGGATCAACGCCGTGATCAAGTCGATGGCGGGCAGCGAGGAGTCGTCCGGCAACATCGGCCTGGCCTTCGCCATCCCGATCAACCACGCCCGCCGGGTCGCCGAGGAGATCATCGCCGCGGGCCGGGCCCACCGTACGGTGATCGGCGCGGAGGTCGAGGAGTCGTTCCGCGGACCGGCCGGCGGGGTGCGGCTGGGCGAGGTCACCGCCACCGGCCCGGCCGCCGAGGCGGGCATGCGCACCGGTGACGTGGTGACCAGCTTCGACGGCCGCCCGCTCAGCGAGCCGACGGACCTCATCGCACTTGTGCGGAAAACTGCACCGGGTGAGGTGGTCGAAGTGACCTACAAACGGGGCGCCACCAGCCACGATGCTGCCGTGACACTCGTCGCTGACGCGGACTGA
- a CDS encoding Mrp/NBP35 family ATP-binding protein: MSTAVHADDQAVLAALASVNDPEIKRPITELGMVESVKVDAGVAYVRILLTVAGCPLKDTLRTDITAAASTVEGVTSVEIDFGVMSPDQRQDLQKRLRGNAAAEPVIPFAQPGSRTRVYAVASGKGGVGKSSVTVNLAAALAARGLSVGVVDADIYGHSVPRMLGVQGRPTQVEDMIMPPQAHGVKVISIGMFTSGNAAVVWRGPMLHRALQQFLADVYWGDLDVLLLDLPPGTGDIAISLAQLLPTAEILVVTTPQAAAAEVAERAGAISMQTHQRLVGVIENMSWLELPDGSRMEVFGSGGGQTVADSLTRLTGASVPLLGQIPLDTGVREAGDDGTPAVLAKPDSPAGTALNAIADRLALRRESLVGKSLGLSPAKR; this comes from the coding sequence ATGTCCACCGCTGTGCACGCCGACGACCAGGCTGTCCTGGCCGCACTCGCCTCCGTGAACGACCCGGAGATCAAGCGCCCCATCACCGAACTCGGCATGGTCGAATCGGTGAAGGTCGACGCGGGTGTGGCGTACGTCCGCATCCTGCTCACCGTTGCCGGCTGCCCGCTCAAGGACACCCTGCGCACCGACATCACGGCGGCCGCCAGCACCGTCGAAGGCGTCACCTCGGTCGAGATCGACTTCGGCGTGATGAGCCCCGACCAGCGCCAGGACCTGCAGAAGCGGCTGCGCGGCAACGCCGCGGCCGAGCCGGTGATCCCGTTCGCGCAGCCCGGCAGCCGCACCCGCGTGTACGCCGTCGCCTCCGGCAAGGGCGGCGTCGGCAAGTCCAGCGTCACCGTCAACCTGGCCGCCGCGCTGGCCGCCCGGGGCCTGTCGGTGGGTGTCGTCGACGCCGACATCTACGGCCACTCGGTGCCCCGCATGCTCGGCGTGCAGGGCCGCCCCACCCAGGTCGAAGACATGATCATGCCGCCGCAGGCGCACGGCGTGAAGGTCATCTCCATCGGTATGTTCACCAGCGGCAACGCCGCGGTCGTCTGGCGCGGGCCGATGCTGCACCGGGCCCTGCAGCAGTTCCTCGCCGACGTGTACTGGGGCGACCTGGACGTGCTGCTGCTCGACCTGCCCCCGGGCACCGGCGACATCGCGATCTCGCTGGCGCAGCTGCTGCCGACCGCCGAGATCCTGGTCGTCACGACCCCGCAGGCCGCGGCCGCCGAGGTCGCCGAGCGCGCCGGCGCGATCTCCATGCAGACCCACCAGCGCCTGGTCGGCGTCATCGAGAACATGTCCTGGCTGGAGCTGCCCGACGGCAGCCGGATGGAGGTCTTCGGTTCCGGCGGCGGGCAGACCGTGGCCGACTCGCTGACCCGCCTGACCGGCGCCTCGGTGCCGCTGCTGGGCCAGATCCCGCTGGACACCGGCGTACGCGAGGCGGGCGACGACGGCACCCCCGCCGTGCTGGCCAAGCCCGACTCCCCGGCCGGCACCGCCCTCAACGCCATCGCCGACCGCCTGGCCCTGCGTCGCGAGTCCCTGGTCGGCAAATCCCTCGGCCTCTCCCCCGCCAAGCGCTAG
- a CDS encoding IS5 family transposase (programmed frameshift) — MARGDLSNAEWAVLEPLLPAQPARGGQWRDHRQVVNAICWIKRTGSPWRDLPERYGPWKTAYQRFRRWAADGTWAMLKKQVIALAEADDDIDWDAQIDATIVRVHQHAAGARKRGSTVTNPRARQGIGRSRGGLTTKVHTLSDGRGRSLATRITPGQAADTRQLAALLDQVAVPRPGGIGRPRKRPDSLTGDKAYSSRANRALLRSRDITTVIPEPNDQIANRKRRGRVGGRPPNFDRAAYRKRNQVERGFNRRKHWRGLATRFDKLASHYQATLDLVEALDWLRAVPDRHDPRDRT, encoded by the exons GTGGCCCGTGGAGACCTGAGCAACGCCGAGTGGGCTGTGCTGGAGCCGTTGCTTCCGGCGCAGCCCGCTCGCGGCGGACAGTGGCGTGACCACCGGCAAGTCGTCAACGCGATCTGCTGGATCAAACGCACTGGGTCGCCTTGGCGTGACCTGCCCGAACGCTACGGGCCGTGGAAGACCGCCTACCAGCGGTTCCGGCGCTGGGCCGCCGACGGCACCTGGGCCATGCTCAAGAAGCAGGTCATCGCCCTGGCCGAGGCCGACGACGACATCGACTGGGACGCCCAGATCGACGCCACGATCGTGCGAGTGCACCAGCACGCCGCCGGCGCCCGTAAAAGGGGCTCGACAGTGACGAATC CGCGGGCACGCCAGGGCATCGGACGCTCCCGCGGCGGGCTGACCACGAAGGTCCACACCCTGTCCGACGGACGCGGCCGATCCCTGGCCACCCGGATCACCCCCGGTCAGGCCGCCGACACCCGCCAGCTGGCGGCGCTGCTGGACCAGGTCGCGGTTCCGCGTCCGGGTGGCATCGGTCGGCCACGCAAGCGCCCGGACTCGTTGACCGGCGACAAGGCGTATTCGTCACGAGCCAACCGGGCGCTGCTGCGTTCACGGGACATCACCACGGTCATCCCGGAGCCCAACGACCAGATCGCCAACCGGAAGCGGCGCGGGCGCGTCGGTGGTAGACCACCGAACTTCGACCGCGCCGCATACCGCAAACGCAACCAGGTAGAACGCGGGTTCAACAGGCGCAAGCACTGGCGCGGCCTGGCCACCCGGTTCGACAAGTTGGCCAGCCACTACCAGGCCACCCTCGATCTCGTCGAGGCCCTGGACTGGCTACGCGCCGTGCCTGACAGACATGATCCGCGAGACAGAACCTAG
- a CDS encoding O-methyltransferase, whose product MTTLHRQPGSAGDFIASFVPEDVIAQTARGLAVEVGLQPVAPAVGAALRMLAGACAAKAVVEIGTGTGVSGLWLLRGMRADGVLTTIDRESEHQRMARRLFMEAGFSASRARVITGRALEVLPRLADGAYDLIFVDADPTEYAAFMDAAARLLRPGGVVVLHGVLTSGRDVFTVRELAYAVRDSDLWQPALLPLGEGLLAAVKA is encoded by the coding sequence ATGACGACGCTGCATCGCCAGCCCGGTAGCGCAGGCGACTTCATCGCGTCGTTCGTCCCCGAGGACGTGATCGCGCAGACGGCCCGCGGACTGGCGGTCGAGGTGGGTCTGCAGCCCGTCGCACCCGCGGTCGGCGCGGCCCTGCGCATGCTGGCCGGAGCCTGCGCCGCGAAGGCCGTCGTCGAGATCGGCACCGGCACCGGGGTCAGCGGGCTGTGGCTGCTGCGCGGGATGCGCGCCGACGGCGTGCTGACCACCATCGACCGCGAGTCCGAGCACCAGCGGATGGCCCGGCGGCTGTTCATGGAGGCCGGCTTCTCCGCCTCGCGGGCCCGGGTCATCACCGGCCGGGCACTGGAGGTGCTGCCCCGGCTCGCGGACGGCGCCTACGACCTGATCTTCGTCGACGCCGACCCGACCGAGTACGCGGCGTTCATGGACGCCGCGGCCCGCCTGCTGCGCCCCGGCGGCGTGGTCGTCCTGCACGGAGTCCTGACCAGCGGCCGCGACGTCTTCACCGTCCGCGAGCTGGCCTATGCCGTCCGCGACAGCGACCTCTGGCAGCCCGCCCTGCTCCCCCTCGGCGAAGGCCTCCTCGCCGCCGTCAAAGCCTGA
- a CDS encoding leucyl aminopeptidase family protein codes for MISIRLDGAADLAGTVACPVGTAEGESAAGTPLAVLPSDVAAEVTAFLAATEHKGSAGAVQTLPRPLREPSKVLLVGVGSGDEAGWRAAGAALARAAAKESAITVLAPADLTDAALRGLAEGLWLASYRFRVAEEKPEAAAKLAEVVVAVPDSPERAAVLAATRTVAGHTRFARDLTNTPSLTKTPDWFVRQVRERAGDGVTVTVREREQLEAEGFGGILAVGGGSVHEPRLLELSWSPEGATKHVVLVGKGITYDTGGIDIKPNDAMQLMRKDMGGAAAVVGALLAVAELGLPVRVTALAPLAENMLSGSAWRSGDVVTHYGGLTSEVRSTDAEGRVVLGDAMAYAVENLAPDLLIDLATLTGASRIALGKKTAALFSGNETLIDGFTAAGAEVGEPLWRLPLAEEYAGDVASDIADLDNAAGNPGTITAALYLREFAGSMRDRWVHIDMSSPAWSAAPDGELTKGATGWGVRTLVRWLSTVS; via the coding sequence ATGATCTCGATTCGACTGGACGGCGCGGCGGATCTCGCCGGAACCGTCGCGTGCCCGGTGGGCACCGCCGAGGGCGAGTCCGCGGCGGGCACACCGCTCGCCGTGCTGCCCTCCGACGTCGCCGCCGAGGTGACGGCATTCCTCGCCGCCACCGAGCACAAGGGCTCGGCCGGCGCCGTGCAGACGCTGCCGCGGCCGCTGCGCGAGCCGTCGAAGGTGCTGCTCGTCGGGGTCGGATCCGGTGACGAGGCGGGCTGGCGGGCGGCCGGTGCCGCCTTGGCCCGTGCCGCGGCCAAGGAGTCCGCGATCACCGTGCTCGCCCCCGCCGACCTGACCGACGCCGCGCTGCGCGGCCTGGCCGAGGGCCTGTGGCTGGCGTCGTACCGGTTCCGCGTGGCCGAGGAGAAGCCCGAGGCCGCGGCGAAGCTGGCCGAGGTCGTCGTCGCCGTGCCGGACAGCCCGGAGCGGGCGGCCGTGCTCGCGGCGACCCGCACCGTGGCCGGGCACACCCGGTTCGCCCGCGACCTCACCAACACCCCGTCGCTGACCAAGACGCCGGACTGGTTCGTGCGCCAGGTGCGCGAGCGCGCCGGCGACGGCGTGACGGTCACCGTGCGCGAGCGCGAGCAGCTGGAGGCCGAGGGCTTCGGCGGCATCCTCGCCGTCGGCGGCGGGTCGGTGCACGAGCCCCGCCTGCTGGAGCTGAGCTGGTCCCCGGAGGGCGCGACCAAGCACGTGGTGCTGGTCGGCAAGGGCATCACGTACGACACCGGCGGCATCGACATCAAGCCCAACGACGCCATGCAGCTGATGCGCAAGGACATGGGCGGCGCGGCAGCCGTCGTCGGCGCGCTGCTCGCGGTGGCCGAGCTGGGCCTGCCGGTGCGGGTCACCGCGCTCGCGCCGCTGGCCGAGAACATGCTCTCCGGCAGCGCCTGGCGTTCGGGCGACGTGGTCACCCACTACGGCGGCCTCACCTCCGAGGTGCGCAGCACCGACGCCGAGGGCCGGGTCGTGCTCGGCGACGCGATGGCGTACGCGGTGGAGAACCTCGCGCCCGATCTGCTCATCGACCTGGCCACGCTGACCGGGGCGTCGCGGATCGCGCTGGGCAAGAAGACCGCCGCGCTGTTCAGCGGCAACGAGACGCTGATCGACGGCTTCACCGCCGCGGGCGCCGAGGTCGGGGAGCCGCTGTGGCGGTTGCCGCTGGCCGAGGAGTACGCCGGTGACGTCGCCTCCGACATCGCCGACCTGGACAACGCGGCCGGTAACCCCGGCACCATCACCGCGGCGCTCTACCTGCGCGAGTTCGCGGGCAGCATGCGCGACCGGTGGGTGCACATCGACATGTCCTCGCCGGCCTGGTCGGCCGCGCCGGACGGGGAGCTGACCAAGGGCGCGACCGGCTGGGGCGTACGCACCCTGGTCCGCTGGCTCTCCACCGTTTCCTGA
- a CDS encoding enoyl-CoA hydratase-related protein — protein sequence MSAPLLVDRAEGVVTVTMNRPDSLNSLDVALKVALRETFEELAADPACRAVVLAGAGRAFCVGQDLREHMATMGDKAPLDTVEKHYNPLALALAELPKPVVAAVRGPAAGAGAGLAFLCDLRIGGPSTSYLMAFARVGLAADTAVSWTLPRFVGAAKAAELLLLAEPVKADEAHGLGLLTRLADDDERVLPMAQELAARLAAGPTVAYGQIKRELLHGATGTLADALLIELAAQQLSGGTADHRESTDAFVNKRKPAFEGR from the coding sequence ATGTCCGCACCGCTGCTCGTCGACCGCGCCGAGGGCGTCGTCACCGTCACGATGAACCGCCCCGACTCGCTCAACTCGCTCGACGTCGCGCTCAAGGTGGCGCTGCGCGAGACGTTCGAGGAGCTGGCCGCCGACCCGGCGTGCCGTGCGGTGGTGCTGGCGGGCGCGGGCCGGGCCTTCTGCGTCGGGCAGGACCTGCGCGAGCACATGGCCACGATGGGCGACAAGGCCCCGCTGGACACCGTCGAGAAGCACTACAACCCGCTGGCGCTGGCGCTGGCCGAGCTGCCCAAGCCGGTCGTGGCGGCGGTGCGCGGACCGGCCGCGGGCGCGGGTGCGGGCCTGGCGTTCCTGTGCGACCTGCGCATCGGCGGCCCGTCGACGTCGTATCTGATGGCCTTCGCCCGGGTGGGCCTGGCCGCCGACACCGCCGTGTCCTGGACGCTGCCCCGCTTCGTCGGCGCGGCCAAGGCCGCCGAGCTGCTGCTGCTGGCCGAGCCGGTCAAGGCGGACGAGGCGCACGGGCTCGGGCTGCTGACCAGGCTGGCCGACGACGACGAGCGGGTGCTGCCGATGGCGCAGGAGCTGGCGGCACGGCTGGCGGCGGGCCCGACGGTGGCGTACGGCCAGATCAAGCGCGAGTTGCTGCACGGCGCGACCGGCACGCTGGCCGACGCCCTGCTGATCGAACTGGCCGCACAGCAGCTGTCCGGCGGCACCGCCGACCACCGCGAGTCCACCGACGCCTTCGTGAACAAGCGCAAGCCGGCCTTCGAGGGCCGCTAG
- a CDS encoding DUF3117 domain-containing protein → MAAMKPRTGDGPLEVTKEGRGIVMRVPLEGGGRLVVEMTPDEATALGEALKLAVG, encoded by the coding sequence ATGGCGGCGATGAAGCCGCGGACGGGCGACGGTCCGCTGGAGGTCACCAAAGAGGGCCGGGGAATCGTCATGCGCGTGCCGCTGGAAGGCGGCGGGCGGCTTGTGGTGGAGATGACACCAGACGAGGCCACCGCTCTCGGCGAGGCCCTCAAACTGGCCGTCGGCTGA
- a CDS encoding PaaX family transcriptional regulator, producing MQARSALFDLYGDHLRQRGGRAAIAALIRLLAPLGIAAPAVRTAVSRMVRQGWLAPVRLPAGPGYQLTPRAVRRLDEAAARIYRTGRSSWDGHFDLLVISAPEARTERDRLAAELAFLGYGRLETGVWLAARPAGEVDGLLADAGVRFERFSAAHTGGETGARELIMRAWNVPAVGASYAGFVAQLTPVVGAITRLTDDRTAYAARCALVHAWRAFLFRDPQLPASLLPPDWPGTAAAAFFDRQAARLRPAADRFVDHCLRES from the coding sequence ATGCAGGCTCGTTCCGCACTCTTCGACCTCTACGGCGATCACCTGCGACAACGTGGCGGAAGAGCCGCCATCGCGGCCCTGATCCGGCTGCTCGCTCCGCTCGGCATCGCCGCACCGGCGGTACGTACCGCGGTGTCCCGCATGGTGCGACAGGGCTGGCTCGCGCCGGTACGGCTGCCCGCCGGACCCGGCTACCAGCTCACCCCGCGGGCGGTACGCCGCCTCGACGAGGCCGCCGCCCGCATCTACCGGACCGGCCGCAGCTCCTGGGACGGACATTTCGATCTATTGGTGATCTCCGCCCCGGAAGCCCGCACCGAGCGCGACCGGCTCGCCGCCGAACTCGCCTTCCTCGGCTACGGACGGCTGGAGACCGGCGTCTGGCTGGCCGCCCGGCCCGCAGGTGAGGTCGACGGACTGCTGGCCGACGCCGGAGTGCGCTTCGAGCGTTTCTCCGCCGCGCACACCGGCGGGGAAACCGGCGCCCGCGAGCTGATCATGAGAGCGTGGAACGTGCCGGCCGTGGGCGCCTCGTACGCCGGGTTCGTGGCGCAGCTCACGCCGGTGGTCGGCGCGATAACCCGGCTGACCGACGACCGCACCGCGTACGCCGCCCGGTGTGCCCTGGTCCACGCCTGGCGCGCGTTCCTGTTCCGCGACCCGCAGCTGCCCGCCTCGCTGCTGCCGCCGGACTGGCCGGGCACCGCCGCGGCCGCCTTCTTCGACCGGCAGGCCGCCCGGCTGCGGCCCGCCGCCGACCGTTTCGTCGATCACTGCCTCAGGGAGAGCTGA